One stretch of Bremerella cremea DNA includes these proteins:
- a CDS encoding methylated-DNA--[protein]-cysteine S-methyltransferase — protein sequence MNRHSSVIDGQNDLMVRFETQLGMAELTWRGDQVRRFRWLAKQSGSGNQVDNIALAANLTQTQQDLLQDLIDYAAGVRIDFSQVEVYYDEPTPFRRRIWEACQQIPYGQLVTYGQLAKLAGRPGAARAVGSAMSNNQIPIIIPCHRVIAAGNKIGGFTNPQGVRFKQRLLQLEAALPFA from the coding sequence ATGAATCGACATTCTTCCGTAATCGACGGTCAAAACGATTTAATGGTGCGCTTTGAGACCCAATTAGGGATGGCGGAACTCACCTGGCGGGGTGATCAGGTCCGCCGATTTCGCTGGTTAGCGAAACAATCTGGTTCAGGCAATCAAGTGGACAATATTGCCCTGGCAGCCAACCTTACCCAAACCCAACAAGATTTGCTCCAAGATCTGATCGATTACGCGGCAGGCGTGCGCATTGATTTTAGCCAGGTTGAGGTCTATTACGATGAACCGACACCTTTCCGGCGGCGGATTTGGGAGGCTTGCCAGCAGATACCGTATGGCCAGTTGGTAACCTACGGTCAACTGGCCAAGCTGGCCGGTCGCCCTGGGGCCGCCCGGGCCGTTGGTTCCGCGATGTCGAACAACCAAATTCCGATCATCATTCCGTGCCACCGCGTGATTGCGGCAGGCAACAAGATCGGCGGTTTCACCAACCCGCAAGGCGTTCGCTTCAAGCAGCGTTTATTGCAATTAGAAGCCGCCCTCCCCTTCGCTTAA
- a CDS encoding MOSC domain-containing protein, protein MMPPPLGHLHSIQVGRPQKYESGADSTKPWTSAIEKHLLNGPVHVGKLNLAGDEQADLVHHGGPDKAVLAYALGHYAIWKQEIPDRQFSPGAFGENLTLAQVDEFNVCVGDIVRLGTCVLQVSQPRQPCWKLSRRWNLPKLAVEVQKTGRTGWYFRVLAEGEIEPGMPLELEARPYPDFTIAWASSVMYAKPRNPREDLRLAQCPALSQSWQTTLLKRSQGKGSVDDSLRLFGRGNDEQPQR, encoded by the coding sequence ATGATGCCGCCACCCTTGGGCCATCTTCATTCCATTCAGGTTGGTCGGCCCCAGAAATATGAATCTGGGGCCGATTCGACCAAGCCGTGGACCTCTGCGATCGAGAAACACTTGCTCAACGGGCCGGTTCACGTCGGCAAGCTTAACTTAGCCGGAGACGAACAAGCCGACCTGGTCCACCACGGCGGCCCCGACAAAGCAGTGCTGGCCTACGCCCTGGGGCACTATGCAATATGGAAGCAAGAGATCCCCGACCGGCAATTCTCGCCAGGGGCATTTGGCGAGAACCTAACCCTCGCTCAAGTCGACGAATTCAACGTCTGCGTGGGAGACATCGTGCGCCTCGGCACGTGCGTCCTGCAAGTTTCTCAGCCCCGCCAACCTTGTTGGAAGTTATCGCGGCGCTGGAATCTCCCTAAACTGGCCGTCGAAGTTCAAAAAACAGGCCGCACCGGTTGGTACTTCCGCGTGCTGGCTGAAGGAGAAATTGAACCTGGCATGCCCCTAGAACTGGAAGCCCGACCTTATCCCGATTTCACCATCGCCTGGGCCAGCTCGGTCATGTACGCCAAACCCAGAAACCCACGCGAAGACCTCCGCCTCGCCCAATGCCCAGCACTATCACAATCGTGGCAAACCACGTTGCTCAAACGGAGCCAAGGGAAAGGCTCCGTAGATGACTCGCTGAGGCTGTTTGGCAGGGGGAACGACGAACAGCCTCAACGATAG
- a CDS encoding dihydrodipicolinate synthase family protein: MSSTIPLKGIVAYPITRFGLDGHVDLKTYRQLLERLLTSGVQAIAPLGSAGVLPYLSDEEREAITEATIAQVAGRVPVMIGVSALTTERTLHHAKFAEKAGAAAVMIIPMSYWKLTEDEIFQHYQTVSEAISLPIMAYNNPATGGSDMSPTFLARLLQLPNVTMIKESTGDVNRLHRLVQTAGDSVAFFNGSNPLAFDAFAAGATGWCTAAANLIPDLNLALYQAFREPANLENARAVFLRQLPLLQFLVAHGLPRTVAAGLELAGIEVGPLRAPLLPLSESHRAELQRLLKQVRESHE; encoded by the coding sequence ATGAGCAGTACCATCCCCCTAAAAGGCATTGTCGCCTATCCCATTACGCGGTTTGGCCTTGATGGCCACGTCGATTTAAAGACCTATCGCCAACTGTTAGAACGCTTACTGACCTCTGGCGTGCAGGCGATTGCCCCTTTGGGCAGCGCGGGCGTGCTGCCTTACCTGAGCGATGAAGAACGCGAGGCGATCACCGAAGCAACCATCGCTCAGGTTGCCGGCAGAGTCCCCGTGATGATCGGTGTGTCGGCACTCACCACCGAGCGCACGCTACACCATGCCAAGTTTGCTGAAAAAGCAGGCGCGGCGGCGGTCATGATCATTCCGATGAGTTACTGGAAATTGACCGAAGACGAGATCTTCCAACATTACCAAACGGTTTCGGAAGCCATCTCCCTGCCGATCATGGCCTATAACAACCCAGCCACAGGCGGCTCGGACATGAGCCCTACCTTTCTTGCTCGGCTGTTGCAGCTTCCTAATGTTACCATGATCAAGGAAAGCACCGGCGATGTGAATCGCTTGCATCGGCTCGTGCAAACGGCAGGGGACTCGGTCGCGTTTTTCAACGGCTCGAATCCGCTGGCATTCGACGCCTTTGCCGCCGGGGCAACCGGTTGGTGTACGGCGGCGGCCAACTTGATCCCTGATTTAAACTTGGCCCTTTACCAGGCATTCCGTGAGCCTGCGAACTTAGAAAACGCACGAGCCGTTTTCCTTCGCCAACTTCCCCTCTTGCAGTTTCTCGTCGCGCATGGTCTGCCGCGTACGGTAGCTGCCGGCTTAGAATTAGCAGGAATCGAAGTCGGTCCGCTGCGGGCTCCGTTGTTGCCGTTAAGCGAGAGCCATCGAGCGGAGTTGCAGCGTCTACTGAAGCAAGTTCGGGAGTCACACGAATGA
- a CDS encoding cupin domain-containing protein — protein sequence MPETTTPQDVYSSADFDKTPVQPQVVIPDRLIHRNVESVGQHDAYSAERKHPVAFVDLPSKCLSMTIGGLAPGQSSNMHRHTYETILYVLEGEGYSTIQGNKIEWKQGDAVYIPVWAWHRHTNTGTGQARYLACENAPLLQNIGGVALREEAHGKES from the coding sequence ATGCCAGAAACCACAACACCCCAGGATGTTTACAGCTCTGCCGATTTCGATAAAACGCCGGTCCAACCGCAGGTGGTCATTCCCGACCGTCTCATCCATCGCAATGTGGAATCGGTCGGCCAGCACGATGCTTATTCGGCCGAGCGAAAGCACCCAGTCGCCTTCGTCGACTTGCCTTCAAAGTGCCTCAGCATGACCATCGGCGGACTTGCCCCGGGGCAATCTTCCAACATGCACCGCCACACCTACGAGACCATTCTGTACGTGTTAGAAGGAGAAGGTTACTCGACCATTCAAGGCAACAAAATCGAGTGGAAGCAAGGGGATGCCGTTTATATCCCTGTGTGGGCTTGGCATCGGCATACCAACACCGGCACTGGCCAAGCCCGCTATCTTGCCTGCGAGAACGCTCCCCTGCTACAAAACATCGGCGGCGTGGCACTTCGAGAAGAAGCCCATGGAAAGGAAAGCTAA